Part of the Cognatishimia sp. WU-CL00825 genome, TGAAATTGCGCAATAACGCGCTGCGCATGACGACTTACTTGTGAAGGAAGAGCCGCCAATGTGGCGGCTCTTTAGTTATCTAAACTTGAATTTTACGACGTTGCTTTGCTGAGCGCTTGATCCAGATCGGCGATCAGATCCTTTGGATCTTCGATGCCAATGGAAAGGCGCACAACATTCGGGCCAGCCCCTGCGGCAATCTGTTGGTCTTCGGTCAGCTGACGGTGTGTGGTTGATGCCGAATGGATGATCAGGGAACGTGTGTCACCAAGATTGGCGACATGGCTAAAGATGTCGAGGCTATCCACCAGTTTGATACAGGCGTCATACCCGCCTTTGACTGCAAAGGTGAATAGGGCACCTGCCCCTTTTGGGCAGACCTTTTCGATGCGCTCATAATAAGGAGAAGATTTCAGACCCGCATATGTAACATAGTCAACCCGGTCGTCATTTTCGAGCCACTCCGCCACGATGCGCGCGTTTTCGACGTGCTTTTGCATGCGCAGGCTAAGAGTTTCGATGCCCATCAATGTATAATGCGCGCCCTGTGGGTTCATTGTCATGCCCAGATCACGCAGGCCAATCGCGATGCTGTGGAAAGTAAAGGCCATCGGACCCAGCGCCTCGCCAAACACCAGACCATGATAGGCTGGCTCTGGTTGGCTGAAAGAGGGGAACTTGTCGTTCTGTAGCCAATCAAATTTACCACTGTCGACAACGCAGCCACCTGTGACTGTACCGTTACCGGTCAGGTATTTCGTTGTAGAATGCACAACCAGCGTCGCACCCAAAGCAATTGGGTTACATAGATAGGGTGTGGCAGAGGTGTTATCGACAATCAGGGGTACGCCGGCGGCATCCGAAATGGCAGCAATCGCCGGAATATCGGTGATATAGCCGCCGGGGTTCGCCACAGATTCACAGAAAACCGCGCGGGTGTTGTCGTCAATCGCGGCTGCCACGGCAGCTTCATCATCAAAGTCGACGAATTTCGCAGACCAGCCAAAGCGTTTGATGGTTTGGCTAAGCTGCGTGACGGTCCCACCATAGAGG contains:
- a CDS encoding PLP-dependent transferase, encoding MTDGPTLGFDTLQIHAGAAPDPATGARQTPIYQTTAYVFRDADHAAALFNLAEVGNIYSRLTNPTVSALAERITHLEGGAGGVCCSSGHAAQIMALFPLMQPGCNVVASTRLYGGTVTQLSQTIKRFGWSAKFVDFDDEAAVAAAIDDNTRAVFCESVANPGGYITDIPAIAAISDAAGVPLIVDNTSATPYLCNPIALGATLVVHSTTKYLTGNGTVTGGCVVDSGKFDWLQNDKFPSFSQPEPAYHGLVFGEALGPMAFTFHSIAIGLRDLGMTMNPQGAHYTLMGIETLSLRMQKHVENARIVAEWLENDDRVDYVTYAGLKSSPYYERIEKVCPKGAGALFTFAVKGGYDACIKLVDSLDIFSHVANLGDTRSLIIHSASTTHRQLTEDQQIAAGAGPNVVRLSIGIEDPKDLIADLDQALSKATS